From the genome of Setaria viridis chromosome 1, Setaria_viridis_v4.0, whole genome shotgun sequence:
TGCCAGGTTCTTCACTGGCACCTAATCAGCTCCAGAGTCACTCGGCAATTACTTAACTGTCTTGGAAATGGTGCCCACAATTGTTCTTCTTTGCACAGGATTAAAGCGAATCTCTTTGTCTCTGTTTGTTCCTGATGACTGTGCACCTTCAATTTTGTAGATCCATGGAGGATCAAGTGGAATTGGTACTTTTGCTATACAGATTGCAAAGCACCTCGGAATTAAGGTTTTTGTGACTGCAGGTTTGTTCACTGTAATGGAAATGGTATTATAGTCTAATTTTATCAGTAATATCCCTACTAATTCCATGAGAATGTTATAGGAAGCGAAGAAAAACTAGCAGCTTGCAAAGGTTTGGGTGCTGATGTATGCATAAACTACAAAACTGAAGACTTTGTTGAACGTGTTAAACAGGAAACCAACGGAAAGGGTATAACCTGCCACCTTATTATCTCTCGTCAAACTGTTCGCATGGTCTGCGTTGTCATACTACCTGAATGCGGATCTCATTCTTTGTAGCATTTCTCCTTGGAAGAGCTACCCCTGTTCATTTCTTGTACCAAGGCATTATCGTTAAATTTACATGTTTTACAGATTGTGATCTGAAAATCTCTTTACCAGGTGTTGATGTCATTCTGGACAATATTGGAGGATTGTATCTCCAGCGCAACCTGAATAGCTTAGGTGTTGATGGTAGACTTTTCATCATTGGCTTCCAAGGAGGCGCTGCAGCTGAAGTGAACCTGCAACCTGTTCTTGCACGGCGCTTGACCATTCAAGGTATTTTTTGTCAGTTGCGTAGATCTACAGGCAATGACAACCCTTCTATATTTCAGTGATGCTCTGTACATGTTGTTATGCCATTTCACTATTTGATACGTTTTGTCAGTTTGGCTGTTCCCTTCATATGTGTATATGCGCTTGTAGGCTTCCTAAATGCTGTGTTCTATTTTGGCTCTTGATCAACTATCAAAATATTGTGCAGCTGCCGGACTGCGTGGTAGAAGCCCTGCCAATAAAGCTCAGATCGTCAGCGAGGTGGAAAAGAATGTGTGGCCTGCGGTCGCCGCTCCCGCTGGCAAGGTAAAGCCTGTGATTTACAAGACGTTCCCGTTATCTGAAGCAGCTGAGGCGCACAGGTTGATGGAAACTAGCACCCACATTGGCAAGATACTGCTGCTCCCTTGACTGCGTGTGTAGTGTTTGAACGACCTCTTTGTATGTACTAGCGTGGCATGCCGTTTTGTCTTGTAAATTCGAACCTTGAAGTGCTTAACTGCTTACGACACTTTTCTGTGAACTGTAATGCAATAAAATCTGGCGCATGGTcgttttttccccttcttttttgaaaaactggCGCGTGGTCTTGTATCATGCCGTTACACCTGAAGCCAGTGTGTCACCAGTGCAATTCTTTAGACCCCAGCCGATCTGGGCAATGCTCCTGATCTTCAGCATTCGAATGGCTGAAATCACACCATCCGAGTGCTGCAAAGTTTGGCGCTCAAATGTGCTGTTTTTCTTCATCGTGACTAGGGATGTCAATAGGTACCCACCACCGGTTTACCTGTGGGTAAAAACCCTATGGGTATGGGGATTTTTCTCCCCCAACGGGTGTCTTAGTGGGTGATTCCTTCACCCATTGAGTGTAGTGGGTGTGGGTGCATTCTTGCATCCCGTACCCGCCACCCGTTGGGGACCTATTTACATATGATACTTAAAATTATTTCTAATATATATCATATAGTTGAAGAGATGAGAGACTTCATTTGCATGTGACATAGTTAAAACTAGTATTATTATCTTATATTATTATTGTATTACTAAAATTATTGATAAAATGGTGATTTAATGTTGCTTTCACAATTACAATTATATTGAAGCAGGTACGTGTCACCTGCTAGGTACCCGTTCCCCGATGGGTGTGGGGGAATTTAAGACCCAAGGTGGATGGTAGGTGTGGGGTGTTTTGTTGTAATGGGTGTAGGTTTGGGGAGGCATTACCCGACAGGTATGTACCTGTTGCTATCCCCAATCGCTACACACAACTTgtgcccaaaaaaaaaaagaaaaagaaacgaaaACGTGGGGGTGGAGGGGGATAAAAACCGTGGGCAATTTAAGCGACAGCGTGAGGTAAGGCAGCTTCATGTGCTGTAATCCAATTGGCACCCTTTTTTAGATAAGCATTAACAAAGTTTTTGCCAATAAGCGTGTCCTGGTTTTGTACCTTGGCACTAATTTTTTGCTCCCTTAATACACTGTATTTACAGGTAGAGAGTGCCAATCCAAAATTACTAAAAACTTGAAATCCTTAATGAAATAAGGAGCTAACCGCCATATCATAGGTTGTGCCTACGGTATTCTGCATTGCTACTCATGGGCGGGCAACCGATCACTTCCGATGAAGTATGAAGTTCACCATCAGTAGTAAACGTACCAACTACTATGGCAGCCATTTCTTCAATTCATCTATTCCAATTCCCAGACCTCAATCTAGCTTTCCTCCCTCTGGTGCTGAACAAACAAAAAGCTTTGAGCTAATCAACCAAATAAGTTGAAAAAACCCTGCCACATCCTTAATCTTGCATGGTTTTCAATGGAATAGTGCAATTGCACTTCTGCTTCAGTGATTCAGTCTGCCGCTTCCACATCTCATTATCCTGAAGCAATGAAAATGATTAAATGGGGTGTGCACATAGAGTGTGGAGAGGAAGCACAGGTGAAAATTGAAAGGTGGCACAGGGTTAAAGGGCATGGCATAATAGAGATAAAAGGGATACAATTTGACCTAAAAATCTACCTTTTGCAACAACTCAAGACGCCTGGCTGTACCAGCCAATGTGGCCTTAACCTGTGAAGAGAATTCTCACATGAGCATTGCGGGAGTGTCTGAGGAGCATAGCTACATACAAATATCTAGCAATACCTTTGAAAGTTCATCTTGCAGCTGCCTGGTTTTCTCAAATTCTTTGTCATATTTCATTCTCCATTCGGCAGATTCATCCATTGCTTCTAGGTTTGCTTGTTCAAATTGCCTCCTGAGGGTTGATGCagcaaaataaacaaacaaataaataaatgtaCAAAAAATGCATAAGAAAAGATGCGAAGCAGAAGCTTAAGTTAACATAAACCAGCAAAAGATAATTGCTCATTGTTGCTCTTTTCGAAAGCTAAAGACATGAATGGTAGCCATGAAAATGCTCATATAATAAAGAAGTTGCTAGGTGTGGAAGAACAAGATCACACCTGGCTTAACTTCACCACAAATAAGCCATTGATTGAGGAGAATGGACCGCGTAAACAGGGCTGCACAACCTAATCTATGTGTATCCAATTTCTTTTCTCTGCTAAGAAGCAGAGCAGTCAACTCCATCCATCAGTTGATCCCAAGTTCAGACATCGAAGGAAACAAAAATACTTGCTAGCACCCAACAGTTCGTTTTTGTTTCCTCTAATGTCTGGATTTGGTTGTGTCAATTGCCTGAATTGTTCACCAAGAGGAGGTTGTTGGGTTTAATCAGTTTTTGGGAGCCCGTCTCAATCCATGACTTCCTAAAGCCCATGAATAGGACACAACTCTACTGAAACTACCGACGCATTCTACGACGAAGGCGTTAGGAACTCAACACATGGATCAATTTATCCACCAATCACCGGTGATCAGAAGTTTGAACAAAGATGATTTGATTCCTTCCTTTTATGTTGAGGACCGAATAAGATTTAACAAATCTGGACTAGCCGtggaggaaaaaaacaaaaggaaggcgAAGAGGATTTAGGGGCGAACCGGAGCTCCTCGCGGTCGTCGGCGGTGAAGGAGGGGTCGCTGGACTGGCGAGCCCAGATGCGGAAGTAGACGGCGGTGCCCATGAGCAGCGCCAGAGCGAACGCCACCATCAGGGCCTgccgctcctgccgccgccccgaccctcctcctcgtccccccACCATCCTCCGCCtgtttctccctcctctgcccTCTGTCCTGAAACTCTGTTCAgctttcagaattcagatccaGCTCGACGGAGTCGAGCACAAACATGAAGCAATTGCCTATTTGCCTCGCCCTTTCCCGGTACGATGGGCCCATATTTTGGCCCAAATAGCCCACTTTGTCGTCGAATTCAGCCTTCGAGCTCAGTGTTCGTGCACTGAGCTGAACCATTTTTGAGCCGGGTAAGCCTGGGCGTCAGCTGTTCAATTACAGCTTACAGCTCGATTACCGCTGTGCATAAACAAGGGAATGCTATTTTACCGAACCCAATGTTACGATCTTTTGTTCAGAGTCATTCTTCCGTTCTCCCACGAAAGCAGGTTTCAAGTTTCAACTGCAGCTAAATGAAGAACAACTCGTAGAAGAGAAGAATGTAAGAAACCTGCTAGGAACACGCCACAGAATTACTGGTTGATCCTGTAACGTTTATATACAGGGGCACGGTACATGAGCGACCAATAGCCATCATTTATGTTCGCGGCCTGGTCGCTGCGCTTTACAGGGTCTGAATCTGAACCTGCCGCGGCGGAGGTAcaggcgtcggcggcgtcggcaaGTATTTCTCCGACAGGAACACCATGAAACGGTGCAGGCCGACCGCAGCAGATGTGACCAAGATGACGAACATGTTCCAGCTCACCCTGACCATCAGGACGGGCTCCTCTCGTAACTCTCTCACGAACTTGGAGAATATGACCTGCATCCTGCGGTCTCTTACCACAGCCTGGAGCGCCACCATGGTTGATGATTCTTCGGACAGCACCAGATGGCCATCGTTCTCTGCAACTCGTTTCAAGCCTGTGACATTCAACATCCACTGGCACACCACATCCGCAATAACCTTACTAAGGAGCACCCGGAACATCAGTGCGTCTCTGGAGATCAGATCACGGGCAAGAGATTTTGCATTCTGCACAACGGGACACAGGATGAGCTCAGAACTTGATCATTCTGAAAAGTAAGCCATGAGAGCTGGTTGACATAAGTAGAGCGAGGAGTGTGGAGATAAAATGTGATACAATACCGCTGTCATAATAAGTCTTCTAATCACAGCGCTGTCCTTTGATAATAAAAGCCTCACACACAGGTTTGCAGTATGCAATGCCCTCTCTGGTGTAGCTGTAGCACGATCAAGTGAAAATGAACCACTGATCTCTACAAGCCTATCCACATTCACATCCTTTGTGTCAGGCACAGGCAAAGCTCCACCGATatatttgaagttgctccttcaCATATGAAAATGACATCAGCAGGTGTATAAGATTTAGCAAAAACTGACTGCTTACTGCTCAGGTAATTATTGGCACATGCATATCATATTTTTGAGCAACTAAATAAACTAAGCATCTACAATCTTTCATGCATTTTTGTTGCTTCTATTTTCTGGAGTCTGAAGCTGATACAGGGTTGTGTGCACATATACAACTGATAAACCAAGCAAACTGTGCTCCAACTTAATAATATTAAATAGGGTAAATCAGgttttttataataaaaaagGCTGAAGTGATACATAAATATTCAAgcaacatatttttttattctttagtCCAGTCAATTAAGAATCGACACTTAACTAACAAGAAGATATCACTATCTAAATAATTCAAGAGAGCCCTGAAAGGAGCCCACATTAAAATGAACCGATCCAATTTACTAAACAATAAGAACCATGAAACAAACCTTGCTGAAGCCGATTTTAGAAATGCGGAAATCTTCTGCcattggaactctttctttttgttgaaaATTGCCTGTGTAAGAAAACTGATTGGTGTTAGTTATCACATTAATGCAGTCTCATACTCTCATCCACCTTAAATACAAAATGCAGCCTAATCCATGAGCGAGCAGCATAATATGGTTATATTGGTCCAACTTTGGGATTGAAGACAAATAAGGCCCCAATGGCGGACCTAGTACAATACCTACCTCAGAGGCTAGTTCTACAATCTACACACACCGTTCTAAATTGAGATAATGAATGATACCTGGTTCAAGAGTCTCCTCGTCGCAAGTGAATTATTGGAAAGAAGCTTCCGAACAACATACGGGTATGCTGCTTGAAATGTTTTGAAAGTCTCATCCGCTGCCACGGCCAGTCCTATCaataggaaagaaagaaaaaactctGAAAACAGTCACCATTAAAACAGAAATCTttgaataaaaaaaacaaatggtgAACCAGTTTGGTATCTCAATTTCAATTGAACAAGCTAACCTTCCAAAGAAGCAAGTGACCGGAGAACCAGTGTGTAGTAAGGCGGCATACGGAAGTGATATTTAAATGCCACAGACCAGATTTTTCCAAGCACCTAAAAGATGTATGTAAGCACAAAAGCAATGTGAAAAAAATGTCATTAGCTATGCCACTTAGTTTGAGATAAAAGACAGGTACGGAGATTATCAAACCACCGCACTGAATTGAACCTACAAATAGAGTTAACTACACACCTTACTAAACTTGATTTCTGGAATTCCTTCTTCAAAGGTTACCTCACCCAATGCGTCCTCCAACTCCTAATACACGGAAGGCACACTAATTACAAACAGTAAAAAAACGAATAGCATATACTGTACTAAAGACAGCACTATGTATTCTTAGTTTTCCCAAATAGCCCAAGCTACCCATACTATACTATTAAGTAAAAGAACTTTCACTAAACAATGGGCCAAAGCACATTATCAACATGGGATATTAGGCAATGAATTAACTCCTCTCTATCCAACAGGAGAAGAGGAAGCATGCAGAATAGCAGATAGATGCGGGAGTCAATCAATACCACaatcttttggcaaaaataataTTTTGCGTATAACATTAGATAATGGTCCAAAAAagcatcaagcatgaaggaatTGACCTTTAGTAACCATGTGTATTTGACAATATACTCCACAATAAAGAACTCCGGATCTACCATTGCCAACTGCATTTCTTCACCAGAAAGATTCTTAAAGTTTGAATAATCCTACCACATGCCACAGAATAAGTCCATGTTTAGCAAAATATACCACATGAAACTTGTTGTGACACTGGCACGAGGGTTCAAGGCCTATAAGTCACTGAGAGGATTCAAGGCCTATAAGTCACTGAGACATCAGTGGGCACATGGTAGACCAATGAACTTTTTCAGTGGCTATAGGTTCTACATGAAGTCCAAGAATGCAAATGGACACTGATTAAATACTTATGTTCCTCATTCTATTTACTTTCTGTCTTACGTTTAATCGTTTAGTTTCAGACAGATATAAACATCGGACCATGTAAGTGGCAATTCCAAGGAACTGAAAGCATAAAGTATATGATGCCACTCAATACAGAGAGTGGGACCAATCACTGAAAGCAcctaaaaaataaaacatatgtGGTATAGCTGCAGTTTGATGATTTACCATTGTCACACGACGCAGATTGGTGTTTGGTGGAACTACATCCATTTCAGTCAAATCATAGACAAGGGAAGACCAATCTCCATTTACTATGTGTATGATGCTTGCAAGCATAGCACGCTGATGTTTCCTCTCCATCATGCAAAGCAAACCAAAATCAAGAAACCTGATATATTTAGGAAGATGTTGTCAATAGTTCCAGAAGTATTTTTTTCATACAAGCATCATGtcaagttgtcaactacaaaccCACAAAGGAGTTAAAACATCTCATAAAACACGAAATGTGAGTGAAGGAAAACTTGAAAAGCGGCAATGTAAATGTTCAGCAAGTGAACCTATGTTGTAGTAGAGCTTACCCAACACGACCTTCAGGAGTATAACGCAAGTTGCCAGGATGAGGATCAGCATGCAATAAGCCTGTCTCAAGAAGCTGCACTAGTGATGCCTCGACACCTTTATTGACCTTATGAGTAATTAACAAGATGTTAAACATATTGGGCAGCAAGCTCAAATTGATCTTTTGAAATGTACTAATCATTGGCATGTTATGCTACCACTGATAAAGAAAATCCTCTCAAGATTCAAGAGATAAATGTTTTTCAGTGCCGTGATTTTGAAATAAGTGCAAGATGGTACACGGCTACTGAACTACCTAAGTTATGCTGTTAAATGATAGAGAAGTTCTTCCCATGAAACAACTTAAATTCCAAATGATTTCCAAATTCCAAGAGGAAGCACTGGTTGATTGATAATAATTTATCAAAATTATTAGTAAGTACCAGGTCAAGAAGGCGAGATTTTGCTTCCAACTTCTGCTTTTCTGAAGCTTCAGGAACTTTTTCAGAAACTCCTTTAGTCAAAGAAAGCAACTCCTTGGGGTTCTCACCAGCCACCCACTCCATTGTTAAAACCCTCTTTCTAGTAAGTTGTTTAAGAACCTTAGGAACTAGCATAAAAGGATACCTAGAATGAACCTCCTGCAAGAGTAGAAATTATTAGCTAAAACACCAAGCCAAAGTAGAACAGGAGTACAGGACATATGCTAGCAGAAAGCATGGGTAGGAGACGAGCAAAGAAGCACCAGAAATTTGGTAGCGTTAGCAGCTTCAATATTGTAGTCCAACTCGCCAACGAAACCTCTACCCAACTCATCAGCATAGAGAGAAATATTACTTCTTCGGTTGGCTACCTTCCGTATGAAAGCAAGCTGaaataaattatagaaaataaaCAACCGAATAGAAAAGCATCACATGGATTAGACTAAAGCAATGGTACATGTTGCAATGCTACAGTCACTAGTACACTGAACTGATAGCTAAAGCAAGTTCACGAACAGGGAAGCTAGATGCAGCATTTTTAGGGTGAGAGAAAGGGTATCCATAACGAAAGAACCTTATGTCTAGTTTTCAGTGGACAGTTTCTAATCTTTGAAAAAGGTACATGTCGTTGTTACTAACAAATCCCATGAAGAGGGCCATGCAAACAAATAAAATCACAGATAATGATCAGGGCCAGCTGATGAGCAAACATTTAAAGCGTGTCATAGGACAACAAAAATCCCTGGATGACTGAAAAGCAAAACTATATGTTAGATGGAAATATACAGACCCCAAGACGTAGAATATAGATGTCTCTCAGCACAGAAGGTAGAAGGTTTGGCCGCTGAACCTTTATGGCCACTAGAGCACCATCAACTGTCCGACCCTGGTAAACCTGAAGTAAAATTATAAGAGTTTCTTGAGTCTAACAGTACAAATTGAAAATTACGATGCAGAAAAACAAATAAGAATACATCATAAATGCCAAATAACTTGCTCTAACATAGCACAAGCACAAAGGAAGCACGTGAAGATGTTACCTGTCCAAAGGAAGCAGCAGCTACAGGC
Proteins encoded in this window:
- the LOC117841459 gene encoding uncharacterized protein isoform X1, which produces MATLLRPPALHICAVSGAGGGKEKWAPQPQRSWWGGNKPSLPRQPRQSGGNGGRGGGGGGGALDQVLGVLRRDGEFFQATAGAPLRDVFWLRFLEKKQKQPKPVPKPAQQQQMLQEEEVEVEELPREAPAFPPPAYPPGLSCVELMAADFQALKVYAGSARHSLAQRFLRSKEQSKSQQQPKPKPQEQQKEQQQILQPPAFPPPSYPPGLSCMELMMADLEALKTYINYYSTILTTPLPQHYDPDLLAQYFASRPHVLAFRTIQILFAFVSAVVKMQISKRSQLTAEATYSSGNSSNGFDASQYMVGQLLKEMFLDLGPTFVKVGQSLSTRPDIIGSEFCEALAELHERVPPFPREDAMKIIEGEFECPVSHIFSYISDEPVAAASFGQVYQGRTVDGALVAIKVQRPNLLPSVLRDIYILRLGLAFIRKVANRRSNISLYADELGRGFVGELDYNIEAANATKFLEVHSRYPFMLVPKVLKQLTRKRVLTMEWVAGENPKELLSLTKGVSEKVPEASEKQKLEAKSRLLDLVNKGVEASLVQLLETGLLHADPHPGNLRYTPEGRVGFLDFGLLCMMERKHQRAMLASIIHIVNGDWSSLVYDLTEMDVVPPNTNLRRVTMDYSNFKNLSGEEMQLAMVDPEFFIVEYIVKYTWLLKELEDALGEVTFEEGIPEIKFSKVLGKIWSVAFKYHFRMPPYYTLVLRSLASLEGLAVAADETFKTFQAAYPYVVRKLLSNNSLATRRLLNQAIFNKKKEFQWQKISAFLKSASARSNFKYIGGALPVPDTKDVNVDRLVEISGSFSLDRATATPERALHTANLCVRLLLSKDSAVIRRLIMTANAKSLARDLISRDALMFRVLLSKVIADVVCQWMLNVTGLKRVAENDGHLVLSEESSTMVALQAVVRDRRMQVIFSKFVRELREEPVLMVRVSWNMFVILVTSAAVGLHRFMVFLSEKYLPTPPTPVPPPRQVQIQTL
- the LOC117841464 gene encoding uncharacterized protein, with the protein product MVGGRGGGSGRRQERQALMVAFALALLMGTAVYFRIWARQSSDPSFTADDREELRRQFEQANLEAMDESAEWRMKYDKEFEKTRQLQDELSKVKATLAGTARRLELLQKDNEMWKRQTESLKQKCNCTIPLKTMQD
- the LOC117841461 gene encoding uncharacterized protein → MRAVVITRGGGPEVLEAQEVEDPAPLGEGEVLLQVAAAGVNRADTLQRHGRHPPPAGASPYPGLECSGTILALGPNVPSRWSVGDKVCALLSGGGYAEKVVVPAGQLLPVPEGVSLTDAAGLPEVACTVWSTVFMTSHLSPGESFLIHGGSSGIGTFAIQIAKHLGIKVFVTAGSEEKLAACKGLGADVCINYKTEDFVERVKQETNGKGVDVILDNIGGLYLQRNLNSLGVDGRLFIIGFQGGAAAEVNLQPVLARRLTIQAAGLRGRSPANKAQIVSEVEKNVWPAVAAPAGKVKPVIYKTFPLSEAAEAHRLMETSTHIGKILLLP
- the LOC117841459 gene encoding uncharacterized protein isoform X2, producing the protein MATLLRPPALHICAVSGAGGGKEKWAPQPQRSWWGGNKPSLPRQPRQSGGNGGRGGGGGGGALDQVLGVLRRDGEFFQATAGAPLRDVFWLRFLEKKQKQPKPVPKPAQQQQMLQEEEVEVEELPREAPAFPPPAYPPGLSCVELMAADFQALKVYAGSARHSLAQRFLRSKEQSKSQQQPKPKPQEQQKEQQQILQPPAFPPPSYPPGLSCMELMMADLEALKTYINYYSTILTTPLPQHYDPDLLAQYFASRPHVLAFRTIQILFAFVSAVVKMQISKRSQLTAEATYSSGNSSNGFDASQYMVGQLLKEMFLDLGPTFVKVGQSLSTRPDIIGSEFCEALAELHERVPPFPREDAMKIIEGEFECPVSHIFSYISDEPVAAASFGQVYQGRTVDGALVAIKVQRPNLLPSVLRDIYILRLGLAFIRKVANRRSNISLYADELGRGFVGELDYNIEAANATKFLEVHSRYPFMLVPKVLKQLTRKRVLTMEWVAGENPKELLSLTKGVSEKVPEASEKQKLEAKSRLLDLVNKGVEASLVQLLETGLLHADPHPGNLRYTPEGRVGFLDFGLLCMMERKHQRAMLASIIHIVNGDWSSLVYDLTEMDVVPPNTNLRRVTMELEDALGEVTFEEGIPEIKFSKVLGKIWSVAFKYHFRMPPYYTLVLRSLASLEGLAVAADETFKTFQAAYPYVVRKLLSNNSLATRRLLNQAIFNKKKEFQWQKISAFLKSASARSNFKYIGGALPVPDTKDVNVDRLVEISGSFSLDRATATPERALHTANLCVRLLLSKDSAVIRRLIMTANAKSLARDLISRDALMFRVLLSKVIADVVCQWMLNVTGLKRVAENDGHLVLSEESSTMVALQAVVRDRRMQVIFSKFVRELREEPVLMVRVSWNMFVILVTSAAVGLHRFMVFLSEKYLPTPPTPVPPPRQVQIQTL